The following proteins are encoded in a genomic region of Capra hircus breed San Clemente chromosome 16, ASM170441v1, whole genome shotgun sequence:
- the MIB2 gene encoding E3 ubiquitin-protein ligase MIB2 isoform X6, translated as MDPDPQAGVQVGMRVVRGVDWKWGQQDGGEGGVGTVVELGRHGSPSTPDRTVVVQWDHGTRTNYRAGYQGAHDLLLYDNAQIGVRHPNIICDCCKKHGLRGMRWKCRICFDYDLCTQCYMHNKHDLAHAFERYETAHSRPVMLSPRQGLPRIPLRGIFQGAKVVRGPDWEWGSQDGGEGKPGRVVDIRGWDVETGRSVASVTWADGTTNVYRVGHKGKVDLKCVGEAAGGFYYREHLPRLGKPAELQRRVSADGQPFQRGDKVKCLLDTDVLREMQEGHGGWNPRMAKFIGQTGTVHRITDRGDVRVQFSHETRWTFHPGALTKQNSCLVGEVVRVIDDLDTVKRLQAGHGEWTDDMAPALGRIGRVLKVFGDGNVGVLVSGKLWTFSPSCLVAYRPEEDANLDVAGRARENKSSLSVVLDKLRAQKSDLEHPGRLVVEVALGNMARALDLLRRHPEQVDTKNQGRTALQMAAYLGQVELVRLLLQAQAGVDLPDDEGNTALHYAALGNQPEAAQVLLSSGCGANALNSTRSSALHVAVQRGFLEVVKVLCERGCDVNLPDAHADTPLHCAISAGTGASGIVEVLTEVPGIDVTATNSQGFTLLHHASLKGHTLAVRRILARARQLVDAKKEDGFTALHLAAFNNHGEVAQVLIQEGHCDVNARNRKLQSPLHLAVQQAHVGLVPLLVDAGCSVNAEDEEGDTALHVALQRHQLLPLVADGGAGDPGPLQLLSRLQASGLPGSAELTAGTAIAYFLALEGADLSYANHRGRSPLDLAAEGRLLKALQGCAQRFRERQACGGGSGGSAQGPRLVLSAPNTVTNLHVAAPTGPEAAECLVCSELALLVLFSPCQHRTVCEECARRMKKCIRCQVVISKKLRPDGTEVVSAAPAPGPPRQLVEELQSRYRQMEERITCPICIDSHIRLVFQCGHGACAPCGAALSACPICRQPIRDRIQIFV; from the exons ATGGACCCAGACCCCCAAGCGGGCGTGCAGGTGGGCATGCGCGTGGTGCGCGGCGTGGACTGGAAGTGGGGCCAGCAGGACGGCGGCGAGGGCGGCGTGGGCACGGTGGTGGAGCTCGGCCGCCACGGCAGCCCTTCGACCCCCGACCGCACAGTGGTCGTGCAGTGGGACCACGGCACCCGCACCAACTACCGCGCAGGCTACCAGGGCGCACACGACCTGCTGCTCTATGACAACGCCCAAATCG GTGTCCGCCACCCCAACATCATCTGCGACTGCTGCAAGAAGCACGGGCTGCGGGGCATGCGCTGGAAATGCCGTATCTGCTTCGACTACGATCTCTGCACGCAATGCTACATGCACAACAAGCACGACCTGGCCCACGCCTTCGAGCGCTACGAGACGGCCCACTCGCGCCC GGTCATGCTGAGTCCCCGCCAGGGCCTCCCAAGGATCCCGTTAAGGGGCATCTTCCAGGGGGCGAAGGTGGTTCGGGGCCCCGACTGGGAGTGGGGCTCACAGGATG gaggagaagggaagccaGGCCGAGTAGTGGACATCCGTGGCTGGGACGTGGAGACAGGCCGGAGCGTGGCCAGTGTGACATGGGCTGATGGCACCACCAACGTGTATCGTGTGGGCCACAAGGGCAAGGTGGACCTCAAGTGTGTGGGCGAGGCAGCTGGCGGCTTCTACTACAGGGAGCACCTCCCAAGGCTTG gcaagCCTGCAGAGCTGCAGCGCAGGGTCAGTGCTGATGGCCAGCCCTTCCAGCGTGGGGACAAGGTCAAGTGTCTGCTGGACACAGACGTGCTGAGGGAGATGCAGGAAGGCCACGGCGGGTGGAACCCCCGGATGGCCAAG TTTATCGGACAGACGGGCACCGTGCACCGCATCACAGACCGTGGGGACGTGCGTGTGCAGTTCAGCCACGAGACCCGCTGGACCTTCCATCCTGGGGCTCTCACCAAG CAAAACTCCTGCTTGGTGGGTGAGGTGGTGCGGGTTATCGACGACCTTGACACGGTGAAGCGGCTGCAGGCTGGCCATGGGGAGTGGACCGATGACATGGCTCCT GCTCTGGGCCGCATTGGGAGAGTGCTGAAGGTTTTTGGAGACGGGAACGTGGGTGTGCTGGTCAGTGGAAAGCTGTGGACCTTCAGCCCCTCCTGCCTGGTGGCCTACCGGCCTGAGGAAGATGCCAACCTGGACGTAGCTGGGCGAGCCCGGGAGAACAAAA GCTCCCTGAGTGTTGTCCTGGACAAGCTTCGAGCCCAGAAGAGTGACCTGGAGCACCCAGGGAGGTTGGTGGTGGAGGTGGCTCTGGGCAACATGGCCCGGGCTCTGGACCTGCTGCGGCGGCACCCGGAACAG GTGGACACCAAGAATCAGGGCAGGACTGCCCTGCAGATGGCTGCCTACCTAGGCCAGGTGGAGCTGGTGCGGCTGCTACTGCAGGCTCAGGCGGGCGTTGACCTGCCAGATGACGAGGGCAACACGGCACTGCACTACGCCGCCCTGGG GAACCAGCCCGAGGCTGCCCAGGTGCTCTTGAGCTCGGGTTGTGGGGCCAATGCTCTGAACAGCACTCGGAGCTCAGCACTGCATGTGGCCGTGCAgaggggcttcctggaggtggtgaaGGTCCTCTGTGAGCGTGGCTGTGACGTCAACCTGCCT GATGCCCATGCTGACACACCCCTGCACTGCGCCATCTCGGCGGGCACTGGTGCCAGCGGCATTGTGGAGGTCCTCACCGAGGTGCCAGGCATCGACGTCACTGCCACCAACAGCCAGGGCTTCACCCTGCTGCACCATGCATCCCTCAAAGGCCACACACT AGCTGTCAGGAGGATTCTGGCGCGGGCCCGGCAGCTGGTGGACGCCAAGAAGGAGGATGGGTTCACGGCACTGCACCTGGCCGCCTTCAACAACCACGGGGAGGTGGCACAGGTTCTCATCCAAGAG ggccACTGTGATGTGAACGCTCGCAACCGTAAGCTGCAATCCCCGCTGCACCTGGCTGTGCAGCAGGCCCACGTGGGGCTGGTGCCACTGCTGGTGGACGCTGGCTGCAGCGTCAACGCCGAGGACGAGGAGGGGGACACGGCTCTGCACGTGGCCCTGCAGCGCCACCAGCTGCTGCCTCTGGTAGCTGATGGgggtgcaggggacccgggtCCCCTGCAGTTGCTGTCCAGG CTACAGGCCTCGGGCCTTCCAGGCAGTGCGGAGCTGACGGCGGGCACGGCGATAGCCTACTTCTTAGCGCTGGAGGGCGCTGACCTGAGCTACGCCAACCATCGCGGCCGGAGCCCCCTGGACCTGGCTGCCGAGGGTCGCCTGCTCAAAGCCCTGCAGGGCTGTGCTCAGCGCTTCCG GGAGCGGCAGGCTTGCGGCGGTGGCAGCGGGGGCTCGGCCCAGGGCCCAAGACTGGTGCTCAGTGCTCCGAACACTGTGACCAACCTGCATGTGGCCGCGCCGACGGGGCCTGAGGCCGCTGAGTGCCTAGTGTGCTCAGAGCTGGCGCTGCTGGTGCTGTTCTCGCCCTGCCAGCATCGCACAGTGTGTGAGG AGTGCGCGCGCAGGATGAAGAAATGCATCAGGTGCCAGGTGGTCATCAGCAAGAAGCTGCGCCCAG ACGGCACGGAGGTGGTcagcgcggcccccgcgcccggCCCACCGAGGCAGTTGGTGGAGGAGCTGCAGAGCCGCTACCGGCAGATGGAGGAGCGCATCACCTGCCCGATTTGCATCGACAGCCACATCCGCCTCGTGTTCCAGTGCGGCCACGGCGCGTGCGCGCCCTGTGGCGCAGCGCTCAGCGCCTGCCCCATCTGCCGCCAGCCCATCCGCGATCGCATCCAGATCTTCGTGTAG
- the MIB2 gene encoding E3 ubiquitin-protein ligase MIB2 isoform X7 has product MDPDPQAGVQVGMRVVRGVDWKWGQQDGGEGGVGTVVELGRHGSPSTPDRTVVVQWDHGTRTNYRAGYQGAHDLLLYDNAQIGVRHPNIICDCCKKHGLRGMRWKCRICFDYDLCTQCYMHNKHDLAHAFERYETAHSRPVMLSPRQGLPRIPLRGIFQGAKVVRGPDWEWGSQDGGEGKPGRVVDIRGWDVETGRSVASVTWADGTTNVYRVGHKGKVDLKCVGEAAGGFYYREHLPRLGKPAELQRRVSADGQPFQRGDKVKCLLDTDVLREMQEGHGGWNPRMAKTGTVHRITDRGDVRVQFSHETRWTFHPGALTKQNSCLVGEVVRVIDDLDTVKRLQAGHGEWTDDMAPALGRIGRVLKVFGDGNVGVLVSGKLWTFSPSCLVAYRPEEDANLDVAGRARENKSSLSVVLDKLRAQKSDLEHPGRLVVEVALGNMARALDLLRRHPEQVDTKNQGRTALQMAAYLGQVELVRLLLQAQAGVDLPDDEGNTALHYAALGNQPEAAQVLLSSGCGANALNSTRSSALHVAVQRGFLEVVKVLCERGCDVNLPDAHADTPLHCAISAGTGASGIVEVLTEVPGIDVTATNSQGFTLLHHASLKGHTLAVRRILARARQLVDAKKEDGFTALHLAAFNNHGEVAQVLIQEGHCDVNARNRKLQSPLHLAVQQAHVGLVPLLVDAGCSVNAEDEEGDTALHVALQRHQLLPLVADGGAGDPGPLQLLSRLQASGLPGSAELTAGTAIAYFLALEGADLSYANHRGRSPLDLAAEGRLLKALQGCAQRFRERQACGGGSGGSAQGPRLVLSAPNTVTNLHVAAPTGPEAAECLVCSELALLVLFSPCQHRTVCEECARRMKKCIRCQVVISKKLRPDGTEVVSAAPAPGPPRQLVEELQSRYRQMEERITCPICIDSHIRLVFQCGHGACAPCGAALSACPICRQPIRDRIQIFV; this is encoded by the exons ATGGACCCAGACCCCCAAGCGGGCGTGCAGGTGGGCATGCGCGTGGTGCGCGGCGTGGACTGGAAGTGGGGCCAGCAGGACGGCGGCGAGGGCGGCGTGGGCACGGTGGTGGAGCTCGGCCGCCACGGCAGCCCTTCGACCCCCGACCGCACAGTGGTCGTGCAGTGGGACCACGGCACCCGCACCAACTACCGCGCAGGCTACCAGGGCGCACACGACCTGCTGCTCTATGACAACGCCCAAATCG GTGTCCGCCACCCCAACATCATCTGCGACTGCTGCAAGAAGCACGGGCTGCGGGGCATGCGCTGGAAATGCCGTATCTGCTTCGACTACGATCTCTGCACGCAATGCTACATGCACAACAAGCACGACCTGGCCCACGCCTTCGAGCGCTACGAGACGGCCCACTCGCGCCC GGTCATGCTGAGTCCCCGCCAGGGCCTCCCAAGGATCCCGTTAAGGGGCATCTTCCAGGGGGCGAAGGTGGTTCGGGGCCCCGACTGGGAGTGGGGCTCACAGGATG gaggagaagggaagccaGGCCGAGTAGTGGACATCCGTGGCTGGGACGTGGAGACAGGCCGGAGCGTGGCCAGTGTGACATGGGCTGATGGCACCACCAACGTGTATCGTGTGGGCCACAAGGGCAAGGTGGACCTCAAGTGTGTGGGCGAGGCAGCTGGCGGCTTCTACTACAGGGAGCACCTCCCAAGGCTTG gcaagCCTGCAGAGCTGCAGCGCAGGGTCAGTGCTGATGGCCAGCCCTTCCAGCGTGGGGACAAGGTCAAGTGTCTGCTGGACACAGACGTGCTGAGGGAGATGCAGGAAGGCCACGGCGGGTGGAACCCCCGGATGGCCAAG ACGGGCACCGTGCACCGCATCACAGACCGTGGGGACGTGCGTGTGCAGTTCAGCCACGAGACCCGCTGGACCTTCCATCCTGGGGCTCTCACCAAG CAAAACTCCTGCTTGGTGGGTGAGGTGGTGCGGGTTATCGACGACCTTGACACGGTGAAGCGGCTGCAGGCTGGCCATGGGGAGTGGACCGATGACATGGCTCCT GCTCTGGGCCGCATTGGGAGAGTGCTGAAGGTTTTTGGAGACGGGAACGTGGGTGTGCTGGTCAGTGGAAAGCTGTGGACCTTCAGCCCCTCCTGCCTGGTGGCCTACCGGCCTGAGGAAGATGCCAACCTGGACGTAGCTGGGCGAGCCCGGGAGAACAAAA GCTCCCTGAGTGTTGTCCTGGACAAGCTTCGAGCCCAGAAGAGTGACCTGGAGCACCCAGGGAGGTTGGTGGTGGAGGTGGCTCTGGGCAACATGGCCCGGGCTCTGGACCTGCTGCGGCGGCACCCGGAACAG GTGGACACCAAGAATCAGGGCAGGACTGCCCTGCAGATGGCTGCCTACCTAGGCCAGGTGGAGCTGGTGCGGCTGCTACTGCAGGCTCAGGCGGGCGTTGACCTGCCAGATGACGAGGGCAACACGGCACTGCACTACGCCGCCCTGGG GAACCAGCCCGAGGCTGCCCAGGTGCTCTTGAGCTCGGGTTGTGGGGCCAATGCTCTGAACAGCACTCGGAGCTCAGCACTGCATGTGGCCGTGCAgaggggcttcctggaggtggtgaaGGTCCTCTGTGAGCGTGGCTGTGACGTCAACCTGCCT GATGCCCATGCTGACACACCCCTGCACTGCGCCATCTCGGCGGGCACTGGTGCCAGCGGCATTGTGGAGGTCCTCACCGAGGTGCCAGGCATCGACGTCACTGCCACCAACAGCCAGGGCTTCACCCTGCTGCACCATGCATCCCTCAAAGGCCACACACT AGCTGTCAGGAGGATTCTGGCGCGGGCCCGGCAGCTGGTGGACGCCAAGAAGGAGGATGGGTTCACGGCACTGCACCTGGCCGCCTTCAACAACCACGGGGAGGTGGCACAGGTTCTCATCCAAGAG ggccACTGTGATGTGAACGCTCGCAACCGTAAGCTGCAATCCCCGCTGCACCTGGCTGTGCAGCAGGCCCACGTGGGGCTGGTGCCACTGCTGGTGGACGCTGGCTGCAGCGTCAACGCCGAGGACGAGGAGGGGGACACGGCTCTGCACGTGGCCCTGCAGCGCCACCAGCTGCTGCCTCTGGTAGCTGATGGgggtgcaggggacccgggtCCCCTGCAGTTGCTGTCCAGG CTACAGGCCTCGGGCCTTCCAGGCAGTGCGGAGCTGACGGCGGGCACGGCGATAGCCTACTTCTTAGCGCTGGAGGGCGCTGACCTGAGCTACGCCAACCATCGCGGCCGGAGCCCCCTGGACCTGGCTGCCGAGGGTCGCCTGCTCAAAGCCCTGCAGGGCTGTGCTCAGCGCTTCCG GGAGCGGCAGGCTTGCGGCGGTGGCAGCGGGGGCTCGGCCCAGGGCCCAAGACTGGTGCTCAGTGCTCCGAACACTGTGACCAACCTGCATGTGGCCGCGCCGACGGGGCCTGAGGCCGCTGAGTGCCTAGTGTGCTCAGAGCTGGCGCTGCTGGTGCTGTTCTCGCCCTGCCAGCATCGCACAGTGTGTGAGG AGTGCGCGCGCAGGATGAAGAAATGCATCAGGTGCCAGGTGGTCATCAGCAAGAAGCTGCGCCCAG ACGGCACGGAGGTGGTcagcgcggcccccgcgcccggCCCACCGAGGCAGTTGGTGGAGGAGCTGCAGAGCCGCTACCGGCAGATGGAGGAGCGCATCACCTGCCCGATTTGCATCGACAGCCACATCCGCCTCGTGTTCCAGTGCGGCCACGGCGCGTGCGCGCCCTGTGGCGCAGCGCTCAGCGCCTGCCCCATCTGCCGCCAGCCCATCCGCGATCGCATCCAGATCTTCGTGTAG